Below is a genomic region from Rhodoligotrophos appendicifer.
AACAGAGCCCCTCGGCTGCGCGACCCCATGACTCCGTCGACGGCCCCTACTTCGTGATAGCCCAGGGTCTTCAGCCTCGCCTGAACTGCCCGGATGTCTTGGCCTGCCGCTGGCACAGCCGCCTGACCGGGCCAGCGGCAGGCGATCAACTCGCGGGTGGAGTATTGCGCAACGGACACGGCATTTCCCTGATTGCCACCCAGGACCGTCAGTCGGTCGCCGCGTTGCTCGAGCAGGAAGCCCACATGCCCCTGCCAAGCCTCGCGCCCGCGCTTCAGAATGACGATGGCTCCGTAGCGGGGACTCGCCAATGGCTCCCCATAGGAGAGATATGACCGGGCCGTGAGCGAGCCGGAGCTCGGATAGCCGGCCTCCACCAGGCAGCTGCCGACGAAGGCCGCGCACCACGGGGTGTCCTCGCTCAGGAGTTTTCCGACCGCCTTTTGAAAATAGTTGCCGATGCGAGAATTGTCGCTCGCCCCGGCGATTTCCCGCGTTCCCAGATGGCTACGTGCGATGGCCAGCCATTTTGGCTCTCCGCTCTGGATCTCATCCATGAGAGCACCGGGGAAGAGGTGTCCGCGCCAGCCAAAGCGAATGCGCCGCCGCCGGACCAGTACCGGCGGGCCTTTTCTGTGAGCCCATGATCAAACCTCCTGATGGCCGCCATCATAGTCGCCACGGAGGCTGGGAGGATTACTTCTCCCGCATGTTCCCATTCTGGGGGGATCAGTCCGAACCCAGCAGCCGCTTGGCTTCCATCAGTTCAGTCAGGGCAGCCCGGAGACTGGTCTCGAGCTCTGTGTCTGGGGCATCCGCCCAGCTTTGTGCGACTCCCGCGGCCGCAGGGGCATAATCTCTGCCCGAAACCGCTACAGGGGATCGTATTCCGGGATCGAATGCGGGCCCCGCGGCTTCGAGCATTGGCTCGCGCGGCTCCACCGCCAGCTCGCGGGCTGGCAGGGGCTCCACCTCCGGCTGCGCGGGCGCCACCGTCTGGGCCATGTCCGCGATCGCCGCCACTCCGCGTTCCTTGATGAGCTTCTGCACGCCGCGGATCGTATAGCCTTCGCCATAGAGCAAATGGCGGATGCCCCTGAGCAGCTCCACATCATTGGGGCGATAATAGCGCCGGCCGCCCCCTCTTTTCATTGGCCGGACTTGCGTGAATTTGCTCTCCCAGAATCTGAGGACATGCTGGGGAACATCGAGGTCTTCTGCGACCTCGCTAATGGTTCGAAAGGCGTCTGGCGACTTATCCATCGATCACTCCCTGGAGTGGTCGCATGGCGTCCGACAATTCATGCGCAACTCTATTCCGTCGTCTCGATGCCGTTGATGGAATCCTTGAGCACATGACTGGGCCGGAACACCAGCACTCGCCGCGGCGCAATCGGCACTTCTTCTCTCGTCTTCGGATTCCTGCCCACTCTGGGCGCTTTCTCCCGGACCATGAAGGTGCCGAAAGACGACAGCATCACCGGGCTGCCCTTCACGAGCACGTCTGAGATATGGTCCAGAATGGATTTTACGAGTGCCGCGGATTCCGTTCGCGACAATCCGACCTGACGGTGGACCGCCTCGCTCAGATCGGCGCGGGTGAGCGTTTTCCCGGCCATGTTATGTTCCCCTCGCCTGTTCAGCTCAAACTAGTCCCGGCAAAGCATTGGGGTCAAGCCCGCCCAAGGGTGCCGCATGCCAGGGATTTCAGAATCTTACGCTGCAGCCTTCGCCTTTTGCTCGATCCTGCGTCGGCGTGCTGTCCCCGCAACACCACCTTGGCTTCCTTAACCTGCTCACGACTGTCTGGCAACGGACGAATGCCGCGGATGCGATGCAGCAGCCCAATGCAGGATCGACTTTACCATCGGATCAGAGCGGCCCCCCAGGTAAAGCCTCCGCCCATGGCCTCCACAAGGACCAGATCCCCTCGCTTGATCCGGCCGTCTTTGACGGCGACGTCCAGGGCCAGCGGGATTGATGCCGCCGACGTATTGCCGTGCCGATCGACCGTAATCACCACTTTATCCTCAGGGATGCCGAAGCGTTTGGCCGTGCTGTCGAGAATGCGCTTGTTCGCCTGATGCGGAACGATCCAGTCGATATCCGCCGCCGTCAGCCCCATGCTGTCGAGGGTCTCGGTCATCACTGCGGAGATGTTCACGACCGCATGCTTGAAGACCTCCTTCCCCTCCATGCGCAGGACGCCGACCGTCTTGGTGGTGGAAGGGCCACCATCGACATAGAGTTTG
It encodes:
- a CDS encoding TIGR02594 family protein → MDEIQSGEPKWLAIARSHLGTREIAGASDNSRIGNYFQKAVGKLLSEDTPWCAAFVGSCLVEAGYPSSGSLTARSYLSYGEPLASPRYGAIVILKRGREAWQGHVGFLLEQRGDRLTVLGGNQGNAVSVAQYSTRELIACRWPGQAAVPAAGQDIRAVQARLKTLGYHEVGAVDGVMGSRSRGALLAFKADRGLPLTEDIDTETLAALAAEAAPRAVAAERLAGHPEGSRIIRAARGNIATSVLVGTGSAVAAAEPYLVQIEQTAGLIGRGLAVLRNAAEVLLGCWPLVTCAGAAAIIVLSARAIAARVDDHRAGRTP
- a CDS encoding MerR family transcriptional regulator, whose protein sequence is MDKSPDAFRTISEVAEDLDVPQHVLRFWESKFTQVRPMKRGGGRRYYRPNDVELLRGIRHLLYGEGYTIRGVQKLIKERGVAAIADMAQTVAPAQPEVEPLPARELAVEPREPMLEAAGPAFDPGIRSPVAVSGRDYAPAAAGVAQSWADAPDTELETSLRAALTELMEAKRLLGSD
- a CDS encoding integration host factor subunit alpha: MAGKTLTRADLSEAVHRQVGLSRTESAALVKSILDHISDVLVKGSPVMLSSFGTFMVREKAPRVGRNPKTREEVPIAPRRVLVFRPSHVLKDSINGIETTE